A single Bos mutus isolate GX-2022 chromosome 16, NWIPB_WYAK_1.1, whole genome shotgun sequence DNA region contains:
- the HES4 gene encoding transcription factor HES-4 — MPADIPGKPRASPRAGAAAGASRTPDQPRSVAEHRKSSKPVMEKRRRARINESLAQLQSLLLDALRKESSRRSKLEKADILELTVRHLQSLRRVQVTAALRSDPAILGKYRAGFHECLAEVNRFLAGCEGVPADVRSRLLCHLAACLARLGPARRPLPLAPATEAQEPEIYAGRLPPPAFDGPCPLPRPGAALAPIFLPGLALAAPGAGAQGQGAPWRPWLR; from the exons ATGCCTGCGGACATCCCGGGGAAGCCGAGGGCCTCGCCGCGGGCGGGAGCGGCGGCCGGCGCCAGCCGGACCCCAGACCAGCCCCGGAGCGTGGCCGAGCACCGGAAG TCCTCCAAGCCCGTCATGGAGAAGCGGCGCCGAGCGCGCATCAACGAGAGTCTGGCTCAGCTGCAGAGTCTCCTCCTGGACGCCCTCAGGAAAGAg AGCTCCCGCCGCTCGAAGCTGGAGAAGGCGGACATCCTGGAGCTGACCGTGAGGCACCTGCAGAGCCTGCGGCGCGTGCAGGTGACAG CTGCCCTCCGCTCAGACCCCGCCATCCTGGGCAAGTATCGCGCCGGCTTCCATGAGTGTCTGGCCGAAGTGAATCGCTTCCTGGCTGGCTGCGAGGGCGTCCCTGCGGACGTGCGGTCTCGTCTGCTCTGCCATCTGGCAGCCTGCCTGGCCCGGCTGGGGCCCGCGCGCCGCCCGCTTCCACTGGCCCCAGCCACTGAAGCCCAGGAGCCCGAGATCTACGCGGGCCGCCTGCCGCCGCCAGCCTTTGACGGCCCTTGCCCCTTGCCGCGCCCCGGGGCGGCCTTGGCACCCATCTTCCTGCCCGGGCTGGCCCTCGCCGCCCCCGGGGCCGGGGCTCAGGGCCAGGGCGCGCCCTGGAGGCCGTGGCTGCGGTGA
- the ISG15 gene encoding ubiquitin-like protein ISG15: MGGDLTVKMLGGQEILVPLRDSMTVSELKQFIAQKINVPAFQQRLAHLDSREVLQEGVPLVLQGLRAGSTVLLVVQNCISILVRNDKGRSSPYEVQLKQTVAELKQQVCQKERVQADQFWLSFEGRPMDDEHPLEEYGLMKGCTVFMNLRLRGG; this comes from the exons ATG GGCGGGGACCTGACGGTGAAGATGCTAGGGGGCCAGGAGATCCTGGTGCCTCTGAGGGACTCCATGACGGTATCCGAGCTGAAGCAGTTCATCGCCCAGAAGATCAATGTGCCTGCTTTCCAGCAGCGCCTGGCCCACCTTGACAGCAGGGAGGTGCTGCAGGAAGGGGTGCCCCTTGTCCTCCAGGGCCTGAGAGCTGGCAGCACCGTCCTGCTGGTGGTGCAGAACTGCATCTCCATCCTGGTGAGGAACGACAAGGGTCGCAGCAGCCCCTATGAGGTCCAGCTGAAGCAGACTGTGGCTGAGCTCAAGCAGCAGGTGTGCCAAAAGGAGCGTGTACAAGCGGACCAGTTCTGGCTGTCTTTTGAAGGGAGGCCCATGGATGATGAGCACCCGCTGGAGGAATACGGCCTCATGAAGGGGTGCACCGTGTTCATGAATCTACGTCTGCGGGGTGGGTAG